Below is a genomic region from Ictalurus furcatus strain D&B chromosome 27, Billie_1.0, whole genome shotgun sequence.
ttccaacagtgactatatgatgttgagatccatcttttcacactgaggataactgagggactcgtacacgactattacaaaaggtgcaaacattcactgataccCAAGAAGGCAACACCATACATTAAGAGCTGGGGTACGACCCccacattttgtttattagagtAGTTATGCCAGACATATTAAGCATTATGTtggaaaaattatttaatatttcttttcctgacatacaatacagttctgaacccaaatgttttcatcCTTAGCCATGAACTGCTATTTAACTAATAAATTCCAGAGTGTATTCAAGTGGGAAATGTGTTTGCCATTTCTGTGGTTAGGCTTGGGTTAAACACACTGTTCTGGTGTGTACATTTCTGAAACAAAAGAACTGTAAATGAATCTCGGTCACTCTGggtacacacgtgtgtgtgtgtgtgtgtgttcctagagtggtaaaaaatctttttgtttCCAAATGTTCATTGTGAGAAGGACTAAACAGAGGAGCTGTTTACAAGGTTTCAATGTGCTGCATTGtgataaatatgtttaaagctGTTGTCTATGTGAGGCATGTGTCAAAACACCAGTTTTATGCTTCGAGTTTTCGGGAATGAGTTTTTCCTCTGATATGTGAAGAAATGGTTTCAGATATTTGGTTTATATAATCAGTTTTAGTATCCAAGTGATTGAGAAATATACAGACATTAACCAGCAAATTACACTTGTGTCATAAATACTCCTTGAGTGAGTtaatggcgtgtgtgtgtgcgagcttGAAATGGCCCATCACATACTAgcatcccatctagggtgtattcATGCCttatcctgaccaggataaagtggttacttgttataatattgttattatacattattatacaatacattaatattgttattaGTCCCACTACtattatattttctatatgcaaaataatatagaaaatatttccaAAGAAAATGAGTATGAAGGAATTCAGTGACGGGACAAAATCTTAAAATTTGTATAAGCAatataggaagaaaaaaacaagactgGCAAAGAAGACAAAAAGGGAATAAGGAATAATTATGGGGAAACCATTTCCCCATATTCTAAATATACAGATTTAccaatactaatatatatatatacatacacacacacacacagaagtagACACTGAACAACAGCAGCTTGAGTTTAAAGTTGCTTCCTTTATTGGATGTACACTTATTAGTACTGGAAGACTAGTCTTGGGGCAAAAGCCCAAGTGTAAAGACTTCTGTTCAATGTAAAAGACGACTTCTCCTTAAATTTGAAGTTCCAAAACCAAAGTCCATGGTTAAGGAGAGCCCGAGTTACACTCCTCTAACAGAATAAAGCCAATAATACCATTAGTATTGAATGCTATATAAAATGGAGTCATTTTGTACAGATGTTAGTGCACATACAGTATCCAACCATGTTACCAGAATTAACTCTATAAagtaatgaataaacaaattaatacattttaatgagaataaaaataaagtaaccTATACAATTTCACTTCCTCAGAGCAAATTTAACATCAACTGAAAATATATACCTTAAATTTAAATACCATTAATGTGaagtattcattttattaataatatgaatCTGTTGACATTGtgctgttacaaaaaaaaaaggcggtCTCTGtagtttgtctgtttatttattttaaatcttgaACACCTTAAAAGTAAAACACTGAGGGCTAGTATTGTTATGCATAGTATCAGAGGGCAGTATCCGAACATGTTCGATTAAATGATGCACCACCAGAACAGAGCCAGAGAAAGAAGCATGGCCATCACTGACGTCCTGGCTGTGCTCACAGATGCACCGTTACACAAGTCTTTGTCGCAGCAGTCGTGAGTGAAGCTGGCCACATGGGGAAACATGGTACTAAGGATAGTAGATTTACAGTCTGAATACCGGATACACTGCCGGTATATTTTCCCATCTGAAgcacagtgtgagagagagaaagtcagagGACAGTCTTGTGTAAAATCACGAGTTAAGCAATACATATTTCAGAACATAACGAGTAAAACGTACAGGAGAAATTACATGTTGAATGCTGCTCAAGCCAGATAAGTTTTTATAGAAAAGCTActtcaaataataaaacacaagcaTAAAACAGCAACATTCTTTTAGTCAGTTCTAGCCTCACTAATGAATTTCCATGAATTCAAAGTGGAGATATGTTGAACTTTACCTTATCCATAAGTTATCACTTAGTCATCTTGAAGCATactataacagctataaacaatacAGTAACTTCAGTTAAACTAAtaactaaagtgtgtgtgtgtatgtgtgtgtgtgtgtgtgtgtcacacacttctctctctcagtatcagGCAGCCGTCATTATGGCCACCGCAGTGAATGGTGTTATTGCATTTGCCGGTGTAGTCTACACAATTGTAGCACTTAATAGCAGAGCCTGGggcagagggagaaaaaaaaaaaaaattactcataTTAGTCTATCACTATTGAATGTGTACTCTCCATAGGATTTTGTAATTTATACATAAATAGAGGAATCAATGTTTTGAGGGCCATTAGATCTTAGATTGACAgagcgcgctctctctctcttttaaaatttCATTGAAAAAAGTGGCAGATCacactaaataaacaatattgtaCTATACTGTTCAATATTGTAATAAGGTATAAAAGGTGGTTTAATATCAGACCGTCATCTAACATTTGGCCTTTGACACAGATTATTGCATAGTACATTACAATACACTACAagcttgcctttttttttttttttaaattcatgtttATGTATGAGACAATAAAAATCCTCACATGCTTTTATTAATCAGTCAAGTGTACATATTGTGAGAGAAATTTATTAAGTTCTTGTATtttttagggctgcaactaacgattattttcataatcgattagttggccgattattttttcaattaatcaattaatcggATTGGTGGTGGACAAACTttcaggttagtaaaaaactaatgtgttccatttgagacaatattacctttctaaaattcatacactagaccagtggttctcaaccttttgtgagctctggacccctacaatatttcgaacaatccacaagtaCCCCCTCACTcaacaacaattataggctatatatttaacagtcattGCTATATATGttgcttattttattaatatttaacattaataatattaacattaaaattgaatcaaaacatttcaagatttcattttttacattttattgttggtgtgacatttaatttgacactctgaattatcctttgtttattttatccatcaatgtgACACTTGAGCTTCtataccactcataggtttttgcaaatgttTGTAGAGTAGCGCAGCTGAGCACTCTCATTCTACTCTCATTTTCCTCTTCCTGTATGTATCGTCTGCAATAAACTCACACACCTGAGAGGATGAGTCTACTGCTgtttgtctaatttccatgacaaATCTAAGGACAAGTCTACTGGTGTTTGTCTGATTTCCACAACAATACTGTACTTACCCAGGCCAATAAAGGCCAGAACAAATACCACGCTCACTTGCACAAAAACTTTCATCCTGCACCCTGTGGTcttctgaaagagagagagagagtgtttcaCAATGTCACCATTTGATTTTGCAGAACTCCCTGCATTATCCACAGAtatttatgtataattataCAACTTACAGCATATATGCCACTGAGAAATTAATTCACTGGAAAACCACTAAACCACCTCATACAGTCTCATGAAAACATAAGTACacccccatggaaattgttggcttttttttttttttttacatatttgaacaagcaaacatttgatcatctttgagacagtgcctattaatgaattAGAactacttgaacaaaaccacaaggaaaattggctttttcaatcatttattcaacagaaatatcaatagatgtgatattcttctgtggaaaaagtaagtacacccttggcctcagaagctagtattgccccctttagcagatataacttcttgtaggcgttttgcataattgtcccccagtctctgacatcggcttgctggaatttttgaccgcTCTTCCacacaatattctttcagttgcaagttgtttgagggttttcttgcatgtactgcctgtttcaaatcccctccATGACATTTcaatgtttcaaagaggatcaaaagtttacttgttcaaatatgtagaaaaaaaaccccaacagtttccatggggtgtacttatttttttcacatgactgtataaccGATCAGAACAGTTCAGTACAAAGCACACCAAGGATATTACAGCTGTCGGCATTTCATTGTTACATAATAagcaataaacaaaatacaaatgggaagaagatgagtgtgtgtttttgtgcacGTAAACATCCCTTCTCACAATGTGACCTCAGGGAATGTTTGGCAGTCCTCTTATCTCATTTTGGGAGGCCTGAGTGTGAAGCGCAGAAGTGAAAATCTCATTGGATTAACAAACTTTGTGATCATATACAGTGGAAAGGCATGTTTATAATATTCACGGTATTTACTCGATTACAGTAAAAACACAGTAAATTTCTTATATACTTTTTCTACACCCAATTGGACAAGTTTTGGGCTGCGGCTGCCAAAATCTTGCTTATTTCATAGCAACTAATCAAAATTAAATTGGATAAATTTCCACAAAGAATGGCAAATGTAAGTACAGACAGTATGTCTATGATATACAGAACCATAAGATACACTGCCTGGCCAAAAAAAGGTTgctgtttggatttaaataagcaaatacttaATCCTAGCCTAATGATGATAAGCCTATGATTGGATCATTATAGCAGTGATTAATACGTTTCAGCTGGCAACAATTCTTTCTAACTGATGCAGTCAGTGTGTAACTACTCATTTCTTAAACAACTATGTTGGAAGACGTATCCCGTGGTCATGAAAAACATGTTACTGTGATTCAGAAAGGGCAAATTATTGGCCTGcatcaagcaaagaaaacaaaaactgtcCAACACATTATTAAAACCTGGAAGGAGTGTGGTGAACAGTTAACTTTGAGGAAGAAATGTGGTCGGAAAAATGAATGTTCAAAATCTTAATGATTATGATCTTTCTGATCTTTTATTGGTGGtcacattgtttaaaaaaaacaacaaaaaaaaaacagtagaacTCACGGCTGTGTATAATAGTGAAAGTAAGAGCATTTCCACATGTACAGTGCAACAAGAACTTAAAGGATTGGGATTGAACAGCTGTGTGGCCTAATTAGTGCGAGGCTAATCAGATAAAAACGACTTCAATTTGCTTGGGAGGAAAAGATTGGACTGTGGAGCAATGAGAAAAAGCCATGTGGTCTGAGAAGTCCAGATTTACATTCCAAATTGATGGGTGCATCGGGGGTAAGAAGGGAAGCACATGAAGTGATGCACCAATCATGCACCTCTGGAGGTAGTGTTATAATCTGGGTTCGCTTCAGTTGGTCAGGTCTAGGCTCAGCAACATTATGAAGCAATAAAATGAAGTCAGCTGAGTAtctgaatgtactgaatgaccAGGTTATACCAtcaatggatttttttcttcactgaCAGCACGGTCATTTCTTTGGCCAGGCTATTGTGTATATTGCAAAAGAATGGGCAAGGGAAATGGGGAGAGGAGAGTGTTCATTCTATGTTTGTGCAACATGGTGAGCTGGTGTCCAAAACAAAGGCTGAAGAAAATAACTTTTGGAATTTTTGTGCTAGTTCCAGGTCTTTTGTGTGGgcttttgagatgtagttgggctAGACagtttgctgaaacctggcaaccctggttaaaGATATTAGCTATACTGAGCATCGCACACTGCAACTGTCGATGGGAAGCACATTTGCTGTTTCAAACACAGTTGAAAAAAGGTATGTCTAAAACCACTCAAGACAAGCTGTGCTAAACTGTATGCTGGATGCcgtatgtacagtacagtatgctGTCGACTCTCAACTGCATACTACAGGGCTACTCTAAAAATATAGTAGTCTAAATAGTAGTCTAATGTATAAGTCAAGTGCAATAGCCTATACAGTACGTTCATATGGACaccaataatctgatattaacccgattaagacgatactctgattaagagactagcatgtaaacagcgattattgattaacttaatctgactaaagtcatactcaaagtaaaaacaaaattaattaagacatgtggcgtattcctgttttagttgcattatcatCATTTGAGGctatgttgttattaatgttattaatttcCTGCTTCACTAAAATCTCTGGCCACAAGCTGCTGCCTGGTCACTGACcacaaaagacagaaagagctAATTACGCTATCGactttaaaaagtataaaaaactatttttgatCTCAAGTCGCTGAAAACCACAGGATAATTTATTATGACCAAGCTACACCAGCAAAGTAAAATCTGCTGCATCTTGTAGATGTTGTTCTTGTTATGATGTCTTTGCTAGTCACACATCCAAGTAGGCATTACCCAATATTAAGACTTGTTATTTGGTTACTTTTAattagtgtttttattcatgTGTCTATAATGGGGCAGTTTGTTGTAAAACTTggtttaatcatttaaatgaatattggTTTATTTAAGTCAGGAATCTGTATTAGTATTGGACCTAAATATTCATCTTGTTTGATTGCTATTGTGTGAATAATGAAGTGCacttctcctcttttctccactttattaggaacacttgtacaatAATGTAGCAGTAGCAGGCAGATGCAgctcaagagtttcagttaatgttcatatcaaacatcataaTGGAATAAAAGTGTATTTCAGTGACTTTACCCCATGGCCAAATACAGAAATGTAGCATCCAGTGTAGTCCAAATATATGTTGACTGGGGAAAACAATTGATAGAGACAAAAGGGATGGGGGACTGTCTTGCTGGGGTTTTTAACCCAAAACATATACTTCATAAGAAAAACTAGGCAGAAAATAACAACTAATACATTGCAGCAGGATACCGTCCTAAAACATgcactaataaaaataacactttcGGCCCCTTTTCCCCTTTCTGATTACAGTCATGCCCCAAAGTATGACTTGGAATGGCAGGATTTCTACACACTAATGAAACACAGTGCAAAAGGGAATTACAATCAGTTCAAACAGAAAGTCAGTATTTAGTTCTTAAAAAGTAATATCCTGCTTGTGAAGGT
It encodes:
- the LOC128602663 gene encoding CD59 glycoprotein, translated to MKVFVQVSVVFVLAFIGLGSAIKCYNCVDYTGKCNNTIHCGGHNDGCLILRERNGKIYRQCIRYSDCKSTILSTMFPHVASFTHDCCDKDLCNGASVSTARTSVMAMLLSLALFWWCII